Proteins from a genomic interval of Vicia villosa cultivar HV-30 ecotype Madison, WI unplaced genomic scaffold, Vvil1.0 ctg.001687F_1_1, whole genome shotgun sequence:
- the LOC131636278 gene encoding uncharacterized protein LOC131636278 — translation MTGEAVNPKAYPLADAQLTITIMDLVQQAANYKQLKKGANEATKTLNRGISEFVVMAADAEPLEILLHLPLLAEDKNVPYVFVTSKQALGRACGVTRPVIACSVTTNEGSQLKSQIQQLKDAIEKLLI, via the exons ATG ACAGGAGAAGCAGTTAACCCTAAAGCCTACCCTTTGGCTGATGCTCAGCTTACGATTACGATTATGGATCTGGTTCAACAAGCTGCTAACTACAAGCAGCTTAAGAAGGGTGCAAATGAAG CGACTAAGACCTTGAATAGAGGTATTTCTGAGTTTGTTGTTATGGCTGCTGATGCTGAGCCTCTTGAGATTCTTCTCCATCTTCCTCTTCTTGCTGAGGATAAG aatgtTCCATATGTGTTTGTCACATCAAAGCAAGCACTTGGACGTGCTTGTGGAGTAACCCGACCAGTGATTGCTTGTTCTGTTACAACTAATGAAGGAAGTCAATTGAAATCACAAATTCAGCAACTCAAG GATGCTATTGAGAAATTGCTGATCTGA